A DNA window from Bradyrhizobium sp. CCBAU 53421 contains the following coding sequences:
- the exbD gene encoding TonB system transport protein ExbD: MGARLGSGGAFGGRRRGDDDLAEAHEINVTPFIDVMLVLLIIFMVAAPLATVDLGVDLPASTAEPQPRPDKPVFVTVKPDLSVAVGEDVIAREALTATLDGATQGKKDERIFLRADKAVSYGDLMEVMNLLRNAGYLKIALVGLDGRS, translated from the coding sequence ATGGGCGCAAGGCTTGGCTCTGGCGGCGCATTCGGTGGCCGGCGTCGCGGCGACGACGACCTGGCCGAGGCGCATGAGATCAACGTCACGCCGTTCATCGACGTGATGCTGGTGCTGCTGATCATCTTCATGGTGGCGGCGCCGCTCGCGACCGTCGACCTCGGCGTCGATCTGCCGGCCTCGACCGCCGAGCCGCAGCCGCGGCCGGACAAGCCGGTGTTCGTCACGGTGAAGCCCGACCTCTCGGTCGCGGTCGGCGAGGATGTGATCGCGCGCGAGGCGCTGACCGCGACACTCGACGGCGCCACGCAGGGCAAGAAGGACGAGCGCATCTTCCTGCGCGCCGACAAGGCCGTCAGCTATGGCGATCTGATGGAGGTGATGAACCTGCTGCGCAATGCCGGCTATCTCAAGATCGCGCTGGTCGGGCTCGACGGGCGAAGCTAG
- a CDS encoding energy transducer TonB, translating into MNAYALHDAGDDIRLRRWSLSAATILAAHAALIALGMIWVSAPPPGVAVPAVLVDLTPITSAPTISETELPPGPAMQEADASPPEPAAAQVVQQEIAPTPLQEKPEVAAPPEQKQQLAPPKPESTNVVPERKPEPIKPKVVRREAKKPSEATPAPRTSAPSRAERQAPAASAISSGAAASAIAAYNARVRAHLLRFHSYPAGGNGQRGVVRLAFTLGRGGQVLSSHLGGSSGNPTFDARALAMVRQAQPFPAFPPEVTQGSMGFSVPVAFVPR; encoded by the coding sequence ATGAATGCGTATGCGCTTCATGATGCGGGCGACGATATCCGGCTGCGGCGCTGGAGCCTGTCGGCGGCCACGATCCTGGCGGCGCATGCGGCGCTGATTGCGCTTGGTATGATATGGGTCTCGGCACCGCCGCCGGGTGTCGCGGTGCCGGCCGTGCTGGTGGACCTGACGCCGATCACCTCGGCGCCGACGATTTCGGAGACCGAGCTGCCGCCGGGCCCGGCGATGCAGGAGGCCGACGCCTCGCCGCCGGAGCCTGCCGCCGCGCAGGTTGTGCAGCAGGAGATCGCGCCGACGCCGCTGCAGGAGAAGCCGGAGGTCGCCGCGCCGCCGGAGCAGAAGCAGCAGCTTGCGCCGCCGAAGCCCGAGTCCACGAACGTCGTTCCTGAGCGGAAGCCCGAGCCGATCAAGCCGAAAGTGGTTCGCCGGGAGGCAAAGAAGCCGTCCGAAGCGACGCCGGCACCGCGCACCAGCGCGCCGAGCCGCGCCGAACGTCAGGCGCCCGCGGCATCCGCGATCAGCTCGGGCGCCGCGGCGTCGGCGATCGCAGCCTACAATGCACGCGTCCGCGCGCATCTCCTGCGCTTCCATTCCTATCCGGCCGGCGGCAACGGCCAGCGCGGCGTGGTCCGCCTTGCGTTTACACTCGGTCGCGGCGGGCAGGTGCTGTCGAGCCATCTCGGCGGCTCCTCCGGCAACCCGACCTTCGACGCGCGGGCACTGGCGATGGTGCGCCAGGCCCAGCCGTTTCCGGCGTTTCCGCCCGAGGTCACGCAGGGCTCGATGGGCTTCAGCGTGCCCGTCGCGTTCGTGCCAAGATGA